In the Lactobacillus paragasseri genome, GATTAAGGTTGATAGTGAAGAATCAATGAAGAAAAGCAGTGAAGTCTTTCATCAGATGGGGATTAAAGGCGTAATTATCACTATTGGTGAACGTGGTTCTTATGTTTCCTATGAAGATATTGAAGAGATTATTCCAGCCTTTAAAGTCAAGGCCGTAGATACAACCGCTGCAGGTGACACTTTCTTAGGTGCTCTATCTAGTGAGTTAAAACCTGATTTAAGCAACTTAAAAGATAGTGTTGTTTATGCGTCTAAATCTTCGTCATTTACTGTACAAAAACTAGGTGCATTTCCATCCATTCCGACTAGAGATGTAGTTGAGCAAGCTTTAAAGGAGAATTAAATAATGGACAAGAGTGAGCAAGATCAATTAAAAAAGGAAGCAGCCACTAAAGCTGCTATGATGGTAGAATCTGATTCTGTTTTAGGTGTTGGAACTGGGTCAACAGTTGCTTTCTTTATTGATGCATTAGGTGAACGCAAAGAAAAAGAGGGTTTTAGTCTTAAGCATATTGTTACTACTTCTAATCGTAGTAAAAAGCAACTTGAAGGTTTAGGCTTTAAAGTTGATGAGTTAGCAGATATTGACCAGGCAGATTTGACTGTAGATGGAGCAGATCGTGTTGATGATAATCTAGATGGAATCAAGGGTGGCGGTGGCGCTTTAACTTTAGAAAAGAATGTCGCTATTAACTCAAAGAAGATCATTTGGATTGTTGATGAATCTAAACTGGTTCACCACCTAAGTGGTTTTCCGCTTCCAGTTGAGGTTTTACCAGTTTCAGCTGAACAAAATTTTAAACGTTTTGAAGTAGAAGGCTTAAAGCCGCAATGGCGTCTAGATGATAACGGCAAGCGTTATGTAACGCATTATGGAAATTATATTATTGACTTAGCTGCTGATCCAACTCCTGTACCATATGGCTTAGCAGATTACTTAGATCACACAGTTGGTGTTGTTGAACATGGATTGTTCTTAGATATGTGCGATGAAGTTATTATTGCTCATAGCGATGGTACGATTGAAGATAAGAAAAGAAAATAGATAGTTTTAAAGAAAATAATCTAACTTTTAAAGACTTGACTAGTTCAAGTCTTTTTTTGTAACAAATCTTAGTTCATAATAAATATGATACGTAAATTTAGAAAGAAGGACCTTTATGTCAAAAAAGCCCTTAATTATTAGTACAGATCCGGGAATTGATGATGTAGCTGCAATGACGATTAGTCTCTTTGCAGCTGATCTTGATGTTAAGATGATTGTTCCTA is a window encoding:
- the rpiA gene encoding ribose-5-phosphate isomerase RpiA, with the translated sequence MDKSEQDQLKKEAATKAAMMVESDSVLGVGTGSTVAFFIDALGERKEKEGFSLKHIVTTSNRSKKQLEGLGFKVDELADIDQADLTVDGADRVDDNLDGIKGGGGALTLEKNVAINSKKIIWIVDESKLVHHLSGFPLPVEVLPVSAEQNFKRFEVEGLKPQWRLDDNGKRYVTHYGNYIIDLAADPTPVPYGLADYLDHTVGVVEHGLFLDMCDEVIIAHSDGTIEDKKRK